The DNA segment CTCTGTCTTAGGGGTTGAACCGATCATCTCTATACCTCCTTGGGGGAACAGTCAAACTGAGGGCGTACCTAGAGAAGAAGCTCTAGCTCTAGGGATCGCTAATCAACTGACTAATATTCTTAGAGATGTGGGAGAAGACGCAGCTAGAGGGAGGATTTACTTGCCTTTAGAAGATCTGCAGTTGTTTAACTACAGTGAGGAAGATCTTAATAATCACGTCATCGACGAGCGTTGGCGAGCTTTAATGAGCTTTCAAATCCAAAGAGCTCGTAAATACTACCAACAAGCAGAAAAGGGCATCAGTGTTCTTTCACGAGACTCACGTTGGCCAGTTTGGTCGGCACTTATGCTCTATCAGGGGATTCTGGACGCGATCGAAAGTAATGATTATGATGTATTTACTAAGCGAGCTTTTGTACCAATATCCCGCAAAATGCTTTATTTACCGATTTCTTGGTTGAGAGCTCAAGCTTTATAAAGGGTGAAAAAAAAATGACGGAAGAACAACTAACCGAAGTAGAAGCGAGTGAGCTCATAGGCTCACTTCTACACAAGGAAGGGCACTGGGTAGATTGGGGCAAAGCCTGTCAAAAACTGCAAAAAGCAGGTTACAACTCTCAAACTATTTTCGAAGCAACTGGCTTCCAAAGTAGTCAACAAAATTTAATTATAGTGGCAGCACAAGTCTACGAAAGTATTAGTAATGCTGGAGTATCTGAGGAGGTACTTACCTATTTTCTCGGTCCTCGTAGTGATGTGTTATACGAATTACGAATTCTTAACCAAGAACAAAGGGCAAAAACCGCTCTCTTGGTCATGGCAAAAGCTTTAGCCGCCGATGCTACCAAGGAAGTCGCTAAGGCTGTACAAGAAATGTCCCATTTGTCTCAACTACCCCCAGGCTTCACCAATCACCCCGGAGACGCGATCGCCTACCAATCTTGGAAACGCGCCCGTCAAAAAAAAGACCTCCAAGAACGTTCTCGACTCATTGCCCAGGGACTGAAATTTGCTCATTCTGCTAGCGCCAGAGAGGCAATTGAAAAACTTCTGAGCGATTTTAGCGTTGCTCCGACGGCTTCTGCACCCCTGTTACCCCTTTATCGTTTAGAAGCTGAAGAACAATTACCCCGTCCCATCCCTGTAGCGGGTACTTTACCTTTGACGGGTGAAGATATAGTTAAAGTTCCTAGTCTTTGTCTGTCTGAACCCTTTGGTACGGTTAAAATCCCAGCTGATACCCATTTAGTCTCTATTCCTGGTTGGCAAACGGTGTTACAAGCAGTAGATCCGGTGGTAATTTTTACCGAAAGTGATTTATTACCCCAAGTACTTTCTAGTAGCTCAGAAACTGTCTTAGTATTAGTTGATCGTCACCTAACCAGTTGGAATATTCACAGTTATTTCCTAGTAGCGCAGGCAGATAAGCTCAGTATCGGCTGGTTTGAAACTGCTCCTAATCTCCATATATTTGGTCAAGTAATCTTGATTTTACGCCCTAAAAA comes from the Gloeocapsa sp. PCC 73106 genome and includes:
- the crtB gene encoding 15-cis-phytoene synthase CrtB, which produces MLQLPKPEQKLKKPLASVTEAYEYCRQITAKYSKTFYLGSLLMPKEKRRAIWAIYVWCRRTDELVDGPDANLTTPETLAIWEQNLESIFAGNPLEDPDVALVDALARFPQIDIAPFRDMIAGQRMDLYRSRYETFEELYLYCYRVAGTVGLMSSSVLGVEPIISIPPWGNSQTEGVPREEALALGIANQLTNILRDVGEDAARGRIYLPLEDLQLFNYSEEDLNNHVIDERWRALMSFQIQRARKYYQQAEKGISVLSRDSRWPVWSALMLYQGILDAIESNDYDVFTKRAFVPISRKMLYLPISWLRAQAL
- a CDS encoding RuBisCO accumulation factor 1; its protein translation is MKGEKKMTEEQLTEVEASELIGSLLHKEGHWVDWGKACQKLQKAGYNSQTIFEATGFQSSQQNLIIVAAQVYESISNAGVSEEVLTYFLGPRSDVLYELRILNQEQRAKTALLVMAKALAADATKEVAKAVQEMSHLSQLPPGFTNHPGDAIAYQSWKRARQKKDLQERSRLIAQGLKFAHSASAREAIEKLLSDFSVAPTASAPLLPLYRLEAEEQLPRPIPVAGTLPLTGEDIVKVPSLCLSEPFGTVKIPADTHLVSIPGWQTVLQAVDPVVIFTESDLLPQVLSSSSETVLVLVDRHLTSWNIHSYFLVAQADKLSIGWFETAPNLHIFGQVILILRPKKILDEDNLSQPWQMDD